One Thermoplasmata archaeon genomic window, CCCCCTATGCCAAGCTTGTAGGAATGGCCCGTGCCCCCCTCACGGCTGCGATGGTTGGAAAGACGCTAGGGCGTAAAATAAAGGAGGGTCAGGTGCCCGTGTATGTCAGACGCTTTGGGACCTCGCCGGAGGAGATTTTCGTCACGGCGCCGGAGCTGGCTGCCAGGCTTGGGGAGAGGTTCAAGGAGGTTCCGACGGGTGCGCTCGGCCTCTACACCTATCTCGAGAGGGTTGCGCAGGGTTTGCGCCAGCTGATGTGTGGGAGCCGCAAGTTCTCCTTGGACTATATCTCGCGGGACGATATCGCGGCTCTGACCAGGGAGGCGGCCGAAATCAGTGGAATCAGGTATGTGATGGACGCTGACCGGGAGGAGGCGGAGAGGATTTTAAAGGAATAAGGTTACCCCCTTATATCCAGTCCCTGCATATCCCCTCCCCTCCTCCCTTTTATTTCTTTTCTACTATATTATTAGCGGACGCCCCACTTCGGAGGGACAGCAATTGTTGCGATGCCCCAGCCCTTTTCGCCCTGTGGAATTTGTCCGGCGAAAAGTGCTGGCGGAAATTGCGGGGCAGCAATTGGTATGATGCCCCACGGGCCGGACAAATCCAGGAAGCCCATAAAAAGTGGTCCCGGCTGCCGGATTTGAACCAGCGACCTGAGGATGGCTGCGGGGCACCGGGCTTGCCCGGTCACCTACTACAGTCCCCCGCTCCACCAGTCTGAGCTAAGCCGGGGACAGCGTGCGTCTAGCACATGCTCAGAGTGGTGGTAAGCAGACGCCGGATATATATTATTGGCGGTCTGTAGAACCGCCTGTCTAAGCTAAGCCAAGGATAGCTTGGAGTTAGCCTCGGCTCAGCCGGTGGCAAGGTGGACGGCAGATATAAAGTTTAGGCGTCTCCCGGGCCGGGGCATCACTGCCCCGCCGCCCTCCCGCATTTAGGACAGAACCTAGCATCGGGAGCGAGCTGGGCACCGCAGCCCGCGCAGACACCACCCCCCATCTTTGTGCCACACTTGGGGCAGAAGAGGGCATCCACCGGGACCTGCGCACCACACTTGGCGCAAAGTTTCCCCGGTGGGGTCTGAGGCTTGCCACATTTCGGGCAGAAGCTGGCATCGGCAGGAATCTGCATGCCACAGGCGATGCAGGCCTTGAGGGCTATATTCTGTGCAGGAGCCACGGTTGCGACCGTAGAGGGAGGTTGCTGTCGCATCGCGTCCACCATCATATACCCCATCCCGAACCCCGCGCCCACTCCCACGCCCGCGCCCACCGCTCCTCCTGCTGCGCCGCCGGGCTGCTGGGCGGCGTCGCGCATCGCTTGCCCAGCCTGATACTGCATATAACTCGTTCCCAGAATGGTCATCGACGAGCGGGTGTCAACGGCCTTTTGGACCTCCTCGGGCATGTTGATGTAGAGCCCCGAGATCTTTTCTATGGACAGGCCATACAGCTCGAAGTGGTCCTTGCACCTCTCGAGCACAACCTGCTCTATCGTTGTGAGATTGGCGGCGAGGTCCGCCACCCCCATCCCCTTCTCCTTCATCTTGCCGAGCGAGTCATAAACCACAATCACCATCTGCTCCTTAGTCCTCTCCTCCACCTCCTGAGCGGTATGGGCGTTGAGCGCCCCCACGAACTGGTTGATGAAGTTGGCAGGGTCCTTGACTTTGTATCTGAACTCGCCGAACACACGTAGATTGACCATTCCGAACTCGGGGTCCCTGAACGGGTAGGGCTGTTTGCTACCGAACTTGGCGTCAAAAGCCCTCTTCTGCAGGTAATATACCTCCGCCCATTGCCTCACGCCGGAGAGGAAGTGAATCAGATTGCCAAGTATCGGGGCGTTCTGTGAGGTTAGCGCGTACCTGTCCGGCCTATCCAGATATGCCAGAGCTTTCCCGTCTCTATAAAAGACTGCTATTTCGTCTTCCCTGACAACGATGTTGTCGTTCAGTTTGACATTTCTGGGCAGTTTCCACATCACATTGTTCCTCTTGTTGGCGTCGTCCCAGATGAATGTTTCCGCGCCTATGAGAGTCATCTCACACCACCTCCGTGCCCGTTATCCTCCTAATTCTGGCCTTAAAAGTGTTCTCCAGCTCATCAATCCTGCTACGCAGGGTCTCTATCTCCGCTTTTATCTGCTGTGCTGAGCCCGAGGTAACAGCATTCCTCAAAGGAAGGACTCCTTGTTCTATTGAGAGGATATGGTTGACGAGGCTCAGGTCATACTCATAGAGCTGGTTCAGCTCCGGCTCCTCAATCCGAATCGTCGGCGAGATACCACTGTAGCCCCCCTCGGCATGCCTCAGCTGCCCCTCAACGCTCTTGAATCTATTGATGAGCTGGCCAAGGCTGTCCAGCTGCTGGGTCGCCATATTGTCCACAAGAGTTTTCCGGCACTTCTCCACCTCCGTCCTGGCCCTTCCCAACCTCTCCGCCATCTGAATTCGCAGGAGGTTGTCCGCCGCGCGGAGGTCTTCCCGTCGCCTATAACCAGCGTATCCCGGAATAACTGATTGAATCTTTTTTATAATGCCCCGGTCCTCCTCAACCCTCTCCCTCAGATCCGGCATGTCTCTCCCTCTTGTATGGTCATATAAATGTGCCTATTTATAAATATGCAATTTCCAGATAAATGATGAGTGTTGAGCGTGGGTGAGAGGTGGGTGTAAGCCAAGGCCTGTTGCCCCAATTCCCCAATAATTCTAAAATTGTACCATAAACAATCTATAAATAGAAGTAGTTATAAATAATCGTGCCAATGGCCAAAATCCTAGTTCTCTGCGTGGACAGGGACAACGACTTCGGCACCAAGGCCGGCATAGACAGTCCTATTATTGGCCGGAAGCAGAACCTCAGAGCAGCTGTGAAGCTTGCGCTAGCCGACCCAGAAGACTCTGACTCAAACTCTTTGTTTGCGGCAATCAAATTGTACGATGAGCTGAGAGCGGCTGGAAAGCAGGTCGAGCTGGCAACGGTCTGCGGCGACCCGAAGGTTGGCCGTAAATCCGACCACCTCGTGGCCCTCCAGCTCGGCGAAGTCATCAGCAAGCTCCAGCCGGACAGGGCAATCGTGGTTTCAGACGGCCCAGAGGACGAGTGGGTCCTCCCGATGCTCAAGTCGAAGCTGAAGGTCCACGAGGTCCGCCGAGTGGTGGTCAAGCAGAGCGAGAGAATAGAGAGCACCCTCTACATCATCCGGAAGGGGATGACAAAGGAGAACATCCAGATGAAGGTAATCGTGCCCTTCTCCCTTTTACTCATGGTGTGGGGGGCGTTTGCGATTACAGGCTTCTACACTCCTCAGAATCTCGCGCTCGGCTCCATAGGGTTTTTTATTGGCACCTTTTTCCTTCTCCAGGCCCTGCGCGTGCGGGACAGGGTGGAGGATACAATCAAGGAGCTTCGGGCAGGAATGCTTAGTGCCAAGCTCTCCATTTTCACCTCTCTCACGGCCTTTCTAATCATATTTATTGGCGCCGCCTATACCTACCGGATTACAGCAGCATCTGCCATTCCCACCGTGGATGAGGCTTTCCTCTTTTTTACGTCTGGCTTCATCTGGTGGATCATACCCGCCCACGTCGTAAAAGAGGGGGGGTATTTTGTCGACCAATACCTCAGATTGAAGAGAAGGAGATGGGAGAATGTCTACATGGCCCTTTCCGGTGTTGCCATGCTCTTTCTCTTCAATGCCGCCATCACATTAGTGCGCTTCTTTCTGGGGCACCTGCGGAACCGAACAGCGGACCAGGTGCTGCAGGAGGTAATGATTTATCTTATTGTGACTGTAACGATTGCTGTTCTGGGAGCGGTGCTCTATCGGTTCTCCCGTGAGAAGAGCCCGGGGGAAGCACCGGCCTAGAGGAAAAGCAAGAAACCCAAGGGTTATATAGCGCTCGCGAAATACTCACTCAAGGGATCATGGTCAATTCGTCTTGGATGGTCCTCGGCAGCTTTTTCGCCAGTCGGGAGCCATGCCGCCTGCCTGAGGGGGTGCTGCTTGCGGAGACTCTGCACAGGGTGGGAGAAATTCCCTGCTCCCTCAGCATCAGGGCCGGGCCGCATTTCGTCATCACCCCTGCGAGAAGGATTCCGGGCAGCCCCGAGGGGGCGGAGGCCGTCGAGGTGGCGGACTATGACCCCGTGCGCCACACGGCACTAGTCATCGGACTTGCGGAGCCGAGTCCGGACACGCCCATCCATTGGCTCAGCTATTGGACGGACGAACTAGTTGGTGCGGTTTCTTTCGTCTGGAGCCTCCGCCCACCCGAAGGGATCCCGTGCACCACTGAAAGCCATCCTCCGGGTTCGTTTAGGGAGGCCATGAGCGTAGTCAGGCTCGCCAGAGAGCACGGCAAGGTGGCCGGAATCAGAGGCCGGGGTGTTCTGATGATGGCTCGAAGCGCTGAGGAGCTGGTGAATCTGGTGGGAGAGCTAGCTCTCGAAACTCGGTTACTCAAGGGAGTAGGGAACGATGGAGCCCGGGACCGCCGATGTGGCCTTCAAAATAGGGAGGGAGGTTTGTGAAGGTCAGGATTGGCGGCAGGGCGAGGAACCTCCCCGCCCTCTGGTATGAGAAAAAGACTGTAAAATTCATGGACCAGAGGCTACTCCCACATAAATTGAAAATATACGAGGCACGGAGCGTGCGCTCTGTGGCGTTTGCTATAAGGGAGATGGTGGTGAGAGGCGCGCCCTCTATCGGCGCGGCGGCGGCCTATGGAATGGCACTAGCTTGGGAGACGGGTCAGGACCTTCAGAAGGCCGCGGCCACGCTCCGCGCCACAAGGCCCACGGCTCACGATCTGTTTTACGCCATTGAGCTGATGGAAAAAGCGGCAGCGGGTGGGGAGGATGTGAAGGAGGCGGCGATGGACTTCGTCAATAGTATTGTGAGCCAGTGCCACGAGATTGGCGTCCATGGGGCCCGGTTGATTCAGAGCGGGAGCAGGGTTCTCACCCATTGCAACGCCGGTGCGCTTGCGACGGTGGACTACGGCACCGCTCTGGCGCCCATTCGCGTCGCCCACCATAGCGGGAAAGAGCTCTTCGTGTTTGTTGACGAAACTAGACCGCGCCTGCAGGGTGCAAGGCTGACCTCATGGGAGCTGATGAACGAGGGCATCCCCCACGCGGTCATCGCCGACAACGCCGCGGGACACTTCATGGCCAGGAGGGAGGTTGACCTCGTCATAGTCGGAGCGGACAGAATCACCCTCTCCGGCGACTTTGCGAATAAGATCGGCACCTACGAGAAGGCGGTGGTGGCTAAAGAGAACGGAATTCCTTTCTATGTAGCGGCCCCGCTGAGCACATTCGACAGGACCGCCCGTGACGGCCGCGAAATACCGATAGAGGAGAGGTCTGAGGACGAGGTCCTAATGGTGGGGAGGACGCGGATCACACCCAGGGGAGCTCGGGCCCGCAATCCAGCATTCGACGTCACCCCAGCGAGATACGTCACCGCTTTCATTACCGACAAAGGGCTTCTGAGTCCCAGCAGGATAAGGGATGCCTTATGAGCCCATCAGGGCAGGGGAGGAGGTTCCGGGCCATTCTCTTCGACTTTTTCGGCACGCTCGCCACATCGGAAACCCAGGACGAGGCCCATCTTCGGCTGATGGAGTCGCTCGTCGAGAGATACCACCTGACGACGGAGCCCTCCATCCTTCTCAATGAGTTCAACAGCTTTCTGCGCGCTCCCCTCGGTCGGCGCTCGGTATGGACGCCGCACAGGGAGTTGGTCAGAAACGCCCTGAGCATGCTGGTTGGGGGTATCGGGGGCGGCACTGTCAGGATTGGTGAGGAGGACCGTGATTGGTTCTACAGTGAGTACCTCAACCACCACAAGGCCTTCGTCCGGCTCCATGACGGCGCGAGGGAGGTACTGGAGAGGGTCCGGGCTGAGGGGGCCTATATTGGCCTGCTTGCCGACGCGGATACGGCCTATATCGAGAAGCAGCTCGTCTGGCTCAACCTCTGCGGCCTCTTCGACTCTGTGACGACCGCAGAAGAGGTTGGTGCATCTAAACCGGACCCCCGGATTTTCAAGGTGGCGCTGGGGAAAGCAGGCTGCGGGGGGAACCGAGCGATTTTTATTGGAAGCGCTCCGGGGGAGGAGCTGGAGGTGGCTAGGAGCTTCGGAATGACCACAATTCTAGTGGACCACCGAATGAGCGCCACGGACCTCACCGGTGCCGACTTCGTTGCCAGCCACATGAGCAGGGTCGGCACAATTCTCATCGAGCTGCTTTATCAACCGATGGTTTGAGAGGCTGCCCCGCTGGGTCCCCCGCCCTCTCTTGAAATCGCTCCTGAGGAAGTGACAATTCTCAACTCTCCCCAGGTCCTCCCCATGCCGCCCGGAGCCTCTCAGGAATCTCTCTGAGCCTTACCCCTCTCTTTCTGGCCCAGAAGATGATGCCCCCGGCCGCCAGAATCAGAAATGCTCCGGCTGCCACCATCGCAGGGCCGTAATCTCTCTGAGGGTTGCTAGCCGCCCTAATGTAGTAGGTGTGCGAGACTTCCTGCGACTCGGTTAATCCGTCCGTGGCCCGGACCGTGATGGTGTGGCGGCCGCTCAGGCGGGATATGTCCCACCTGTAGCTCCATGCCTCCCTTCCCTCAGCCGTCCTCCACTTCCCCCCATCGATTCTTATCTGCACGGCCGTCACCTGACCCGCGTCGAAGGCGGTGCCGTAAACAATGACACTTCGATTTGAGGCGTCGAGGACACTCCCATCCGCAGGCGAGCTGATTTTCACATAGGGCGGGGTGTTTGGCAGGTTTCTGACATCAAAGAACGCCTTGAGGAAGTCGTCCCAGAATAGCTCCCGCGAGAAATCGAGGGTGTCGTATCTGAAGTCGTATTGTGTCCTTGGGGTTCCGGGGACAACCCCGCTGTCGCCACTTGGGAAATACATCGTGAGGCCGTGCCCGTCCGGGAAGCGGGGACCGTGCCTCTCAGCGATTCTAGCGAGCTCAATGCTCCTTTGAACACCGAGCAGGTTCTCCTTCAGGCCACTGTCGAGGAGGAGGCCCACAACCGGGCCCCCGGCTGGGCTCAGGAATTGCTCGCAGAAATCATAGACGTCGTAGAGGGGATAGTTTGTGATGTCCAAAAAGACCACATGGCCAGGGTCGTACCCTTGTGTCCTCGCCCGGACCTCGCGCAAGTATGCGTTATAGGTCATCGCTCGGAGTGCGAGCCTCATGCTCATCTGGTTGAAATGCTCGAACAGGGACTCGACCTTTTCCATGTCCCAGGCCGACATCGTGGCCTGAGGAGTATCCTCGGGATCCTCCTTGCCGTCAGTGTAGGAATCCACGTAATCGTCCACTATCTCGGCTGCGAGCTCTTCAGGAGTCATCGAGGGCCTCAAGGCGAGCGTGGGGAGAATCCAGTCATAGGGCCACCCGTCGTTTGGTTCCGTGGTACCAGAGAGAGCGGCGGCGCAACAGGTTCCCCTTAGAGCGTAGAGGACCTCAATACCGGACATGAGGCAAGCGTCGAATCCGACGAGGTCAATGTCTCTACCGAGGTGCTGCCTTAAGGCCCTCACGCATTCCGTTATGTTGGCCAGGTCGAGATAGTCGTCGTCCTTGTCGTCCCAGCATGCCCCGTACCAGCCACCACCGTGGTCCCAGAAAATTACACCGTACCTCTTCGCCGGGTAGTTGTCCACGGCCCATTTCGCGAAGGTGATGAATGTCGCGGGGTCGCCCATGTTGACCTCGCCGAGGTCGGCGAGTTCCCTCGAAGACACGGTCTCGGGGTCGCTGTCTCGAGTTACATAGAACCTCTTCGCGCCCGTCCAGTTGCCGTTCGTGGTGTCCTCGCCATCGGCCCTATCCATCTGAACGATGATGTTCAGCTCCGGCGTTGAGCCCACGGTCTCCATCTCGTTGAGGTCGTGAATGCCGGCACCCTCTAAGTTGTTGTCGGCGTCGAGGTAGACGAGTATGCTCCACTCCGCTAGGCGTGCGCCCGCCTCCCCTCTCGGCTGGTTTATCGGGGCAAGCAGCAGGAGCGCTAGAACCGTCAGGACAACGGTTCTGAAAGGGCTTAACATACGTCTCTACCCTCATTGTTACACGATATAGGTGGTAGATATGATTTTTGGTCTCCATGCACGACCGAGGTGCCCGCCCGCATCTCACATCCGCGGCTCGAGAGGCGGAGTATCAACCAGAGAATCTTTTTGTGAGGCGCCCCTAGAATGGTATTATTACACCCCCGGCCCATCTGCCTCGGGATGATTCCCCGGACCGCCACCCACGCACTATCGTCTCATCACCACCGCATCCCACATATAGACGCCCTCAGGGGTCTTGCGGTCCTCTTCATGCTCGAGGCCCATCTCGGGTTCTGGTGGCTGAAGGAATCGGAAATGGACCACCCTGCCGTCGTCCTAGGCAGTGCGCTCGGTGGAATGGCGGCCCCGATATTCTTCGTTACAGCTGGGACCGGCCTCTATTTATCCATGAGGAAAAAGCCCGCGGGTTTCCTCCGGCGGAGCCTCACGAGGGGCGGCCTACTTGTTGCAACCGGGGTAGTATTTACGGTCTTAGAGAACCACGTCTACGGCTTCTGGGGGTGGGGTGTCTTGCAGTGTATCGGTCTTTCCATCTTGATATGCGCTCCGCTCATGCTTTTAAATCCAACGAGGCGCGCCCTACTCTCCCTTTCTCTCCTGCTTATTGCCCCCGCCCTCCGTTTCTGGGCCGGTGTGCCGGTCAGACTCTTCTCTGACGAGATGTCGGCCGCGTCATCGCCTATGGAGTATATGAGAAACATGTTCCTGTCCGGTTTTTTCCCCCTCCTTCCGTGGGCGCCGGTGATGATGGCGGGGAGCGTGGCTGGGCAGCTCCTCTTCGGCCATGCAGGCAGTGTGCATAGAGGGCGGGTAGCCCCGGGGGTAGAGTGGAGAACGAACGGTGTGGCGATCGTTGTTCTGGCCTCCTTAGTCCTCACTGGCGCTGGAGTCATTCTGGTTGTGTGCGCCAGTCCCCTCGAGTTCTTCCCACCGTCTCTGTCGTTTTCCCTCCTCTCTCTTGGGATTGCCATCCTTGCATTGACGACCGCAACTTTATTCCCATTGCGGCAAGTCTCCCCTTCAGCCCCCGAGCCACAGACTAGCCTACATCCACCCATTCCAGCCCCCGCTCTCTCTTCCCCCCGCCTTTCGTCCCCTCCCTCGCATCCACCAACTGAAGAGCTACAGGCAGCGAGGGAAGAAATCGGGCCACAGAATGAGACGCTTTCCGAGCGGCCGGGCGCTGTGATAGTCCAGCCCGGTCCACTCGCGAGTCTGGGGCGCCTCTCGCTCACAATCTTCGTGATGCACCACTTCATCGGTTATGAGCTTTTTCGCGCCGCAGGCCTCCTCGGCTCTATGACGATGCCTATGAGTGTCTTTTTGATCTGCGTTTTTTGCGCGCTCTCGCTCGCTGCTGCCCTCGTCTGGTCCCGGATTGACTTCAGGTGGAGCCTAGAATGGCTTCTGGCCAGGCTCTCCGGATCAGGCACTGGGGCGAATTGAAGCTCCTGAACCATGAACAGAATATATATATGCCCGCGCCAATGAACTCAGCGCCGGCCCCGTGCGGCCCATGGCGAGGGAGGGTGAACGATGTCCCGCATTGACGAGTTACTGGATAAAGCGGTGTCTGGGGGAATAACGCAGGAGGAGGCGAGAGAGCTGAAGGAGCTGATTCAGAAGGAGGCCTCCCTCAAGAGAATGAATGAGAGAATAAAGATGCTCATCGCCTTCGGAATAGGTGCTGCTGCGGGTTATGCCCTCCCCAGAATCCTTGAGCTGGATCACTCCATGGACGGCAGCGCAGGCGGAGGTGGCGGAGCCCCGGTTGAGAAGAATAAAAAGTGAAGACCCGATATGGACGACTACTACGCAACGCTAGGTATCTCACGAAACGCCACTCCCTCTGAGATAAAGGCCGCATTCAGAAGGCTCGTCCACCGCCTCCATCCCGACGTCTGCGAGGATAAAGAGGACGCCGAGAAGAGATTGATGCGAATTCTCGAGGCCTACGAGGTTCTCAGCGACCCGGAGAAGAGGAGGGCATACGACGAGGCTGGGTCCGACGAGTTCCACTCAGGGTCCGCCGGCTCCGACACCCGCCACCTCATCAATTCCGACGAGCTCGAAGACGTTGTCGCAGGTGAAGTTCTCGAGGAGCTGTTCAAAAGACGGAGGGGGTCGGGACCAGTGAAGGGCAGGGACCTCCGTGTTCACGTCGAGCTGACGCTGGAGGAGGCATTCAGAGGGGTATTTAAGGAGGTCGAGATTCCTCGGGCTTCTGAGTGCCCCGAGTGCGGTGGCACGGGTGCGAGGAGGGGCGGGAGGGCGGCAAGGTGTCCAATCTGCAGCGGACTTGGGCAGGTCAAGGGCGTGATGGCGAGGGGGAGCTCGAGGTTCGTCACGGTCGAGTCGTGCCCAAGGTGCTTCGGGACGGGGACGGTGATTGATAAAGAATGCGCGAGGTGCGCGGGCAGGGGAAGGGTGAGGACGATGGTCCCTGTCAGAATCAGAATTCCGGAGGGTGTGGAGGACGGTGCAGTACTTAGAATGCCCGAGGAAGGCGGAGAGGGTCTCCGGGGCGGGCCGAGAGGGGATCTCTATCTTATGGTTCGCGTCAGGCCCCATGCAGTATTCAGAAGGGAGGCACGGGATCTTCACCGCACAGCCGAGGCATCCTTTGCCCTTTTAGCGCTCGGCGGTAAGTTGCGGGTCGAAACGCTCGACGGCATTGCCTCAGTCCGAATTCCTCCCGGCACCCAGACCCACACCACATTCAGGCTCCAGGGGCTCGGAATGCCGAGCTGCGGTTCCCACGGGAGAGGAGACCTTTATGTGACCGTCGTGGTCAGGACACCGAGAGTCCTCACCGGACGCCAGAAAGAGCTGCTCGCGGAGTTTGAGAGAGAGGAGGGGAGCGCAGAGGGGAGGGCTTGGCTTCCCAGGAGGCGGTAGATGCCCCTCATACCCCGGTCCGCAACGATTGCGTCACGGCCGATAACTGCTCCGGAGGTTCGGGGATGGAGCCTGTTATTCATGTCCTGAGACTCCTTTGCAGGTACCTGAATGAGAACGAGTTGTTCTATGTGTTCACCGGGGAGCTGGCCCTGAAGATGCTCGGCCTCGCTGAGGAGGTCCAGAGTCTGGAGGTGCTCATGAACGTGACGCCCGAGCAGCGCTCGCGTCTCATGAACTACCTCGCTCAGGAAGGCTTCGACATCGAGGCGAGGTGGAGGGGTCCGGTCGAGCTCCGCCACAAAGCAACAGGAATCGCCGTGAGGCTGAGGACGGCTAGGACGGCCTCGGAGACAGGCTCCATAGCGCGAAGGGTTCCTCTGACACTGGGCTACTCCAGCTTCTTCATACCCTCTACAGAGGACCTTCTGCTCACTCTTCTGGAGGGGAGCCCGCGCTCCGCAACCGCGTCGGAACTCTATATAAAATGGAGAAACTTCCTCGACATGGAGTACCTGATTTCCTCCGCCCGCTCGAGGGGGCTCTACGAGCGGCTCATAGAGCTGAGGAAGAGGGCTGAGGCCTGAGCCGCTGAGCTCCGGCGAGAACTGAAGCCGGGCAAATGACATCCGGCGAATGCAACCATTGTAGAAAGCTATTTAACTCCACAAGAATTATCTGCGCTTAATACGGGTGAGAGGGAATGGCCTACCCCGGTTACCAGCCTGGACCCGCGCCTCCTCCAGCTGAGTACGGGAGCGGATACGGGGAGTTTCCATATGGGGGGGGAGTAGAGGGCCCGGAGCAGGCGGAAGAGGGGCCTGAAGAGGACTACGGGTACCTCAGCCCAAAAATCGTGTTGCTCAGGCGCATCAAGGGCGTCATTCTGGTCGTTGAGTTTCTCGTCATGCTCATTCTGATGTACATTGCCTATTCACAGAGAATGGCCGAGTTCGAGGGCCTTAGCCAGAAGCCGATTCTACCCCTTGAGCCGATTCTCTTCACGGCGCTATTAATGGGCGTCGCAATGGCCATCACGGGCATAGTCTTCCGTCTCCTTGAAATCAAGGCCACGGAGAGCAGCAGCCAGAGGGTTCTCCTCGCCCACACCGCCTTCCGCGGAGCCCTGACAGGGATGATAGTAGCGCTGGTCTTCTTCATTTTGCTTTATTATATCCCGCCGAGCGAGAGTGGCAGGGAGCTAATGGCTTCCAAGGACGACAGCGACAAGGGCTATGGGGAGGAGACCTACCGCTTCAAGACCCAGGACGAATTCCAAATAACTAAGGTGACGGACATAAAGGTGACCACGACCTCGCCCGTGGACATAGCGATAATCCCCAGAGACCTCTACGACAATTTCACGATTTATTACAGGCAATACGAAGAGGGTGACCGCAGCCTGGAGAACATCATGAATTTCTCGAAGGAAAATGGAATAGTCTTCAGCCAAAATGTCTCGATGTTACAGAAGGACGCCAGGAGCATGCCCTACGGCGAGCACAGAATCTACACCGTCATAAGGTCGGAGGGGGGGGT contains:
- a CDS encoding heparan-alpha-glucosaminide N-acetyltransferase domain-containing protein; this translates as MIPRTATHALSSHHHRIPHIDALRGLAVLFMLEAHLGFWWLKESEMDHPAVVLGSALGGMAAPIFFVTAGTGLYLSMRKKPAGFLRRSLTRGGLLVATGVVFTVLENHVYGFWGWGVLQCIGLSILICAPLMLLNPTRRALLSLSLLLIAPALRFWAGVPVRLFSDEMSAASSPMEYMRNMFLSGFFPLLPWAPVMMAGSVAGQLLFGHAGSVHRGRVAPGVEWRTNGVAIVVLASLVLTGAGVILVVCASPLEFFPPSLSFSLLSLGIAILALTTATLFPLRQVSPSAPEPQTSLHPPIPAPALSSPRLSSPPSHPPTEELQAAREEIGPQNETLSERPGAVIVQPGPLASLGRLSLTIFVMHHFIGYELFRAAGLLGSMTMPMSVFLICVFCALSLAAALVWSRIDFRWSLEWLLARLSGSGTGAN
- a CDS encoding DUF373 family protein; translated protein: MAKILVLCVDRDNDFGTKAGIDSPIIGRKQNLRAAVKLALADPEDSDSNSLFAAIKLYDELRAAGKQVELATVCGDPKVGRKSDHLVALQLGEVISKLQPDRAIVVSDGPEDEWVLPMLKSKLKVHEVRRVVVKQSERIESTLYIIRKGMTKENIQMKVIVPFSLLLMVWGAFAITGFYTPQNLALGSIGFFIGTFFLLQALRVRDRVEDTIKELRAGMLSAKLSIFTSLTAFLIIFIGAAYTYRITAASAIPTVDEAFLFFTSGFIWWIIPAHVVKEGGYFVDQYLRLKRRRWENVYMALSGVAMLFLFNAAITLVRFFLGHLRNRTADQVLQEVMIYLIVTVTIAVLGAVLYRFSREKSPGEAPA
- the mtnA gene encoding S-methyl-5-thioribose-1-phosphate isomerase gives rise to the protein MKVRIGGRARNLPALWYEKKTVKFMDQRLLPHKLKIYEARSVRSVAFAIREMVVRGAPSIGAAAAYGMALAWETGQDLQKAAATLRATRPTAHDLFYAIELMEKAAAGGEDVKEAAMDFVNSIVSQCHEIGVHGARLIQSGSRVLTHCNAGALATVDYGTALAPIRVAHHSGKELFVFVDETRPRLQGARLTSWELMNEGIPHAVIADNAAGHFMARREVDLVIVGADRITLSGDFANKIGTYEKAVVAKENGIPFYVAAPLSTFDRTARDGREIPIEERSEDEVLMVGRTRITPRGARARNPAFDVTPARYVTAFITDKGLLSPSRIRDAL
- a CDS encoding clostripain-related cysteine peptidase; translation: MLSPFRTVVLTVLALLLLAPINQPRGEAGARLAEWSILVYLDADNNLEGAGIHDLNEMETVGSTPELNIIVQMDRADGEDTTNGNWTGAKRFYVTRDSDPETVSSRELADLGEVNMGDPATFITFAKWAVDNYPAKRYGVIFWDHGGGWYGACWDDKDDDYLDLANITECVRALRQHLGRDIDLVGFDACLMSGIEVLYALRGTCCAAALSGTTEPNDGWPYDWILPTLALRPSMTPEELAAEIVDDYVDSYTDGKEDPEDTPQATMSAWDMEKVESLFEHFNQMSMRLALRAMTYNAYLREVRARTQGYDPGHVVFLDITNYPLYDVYDFCEQFLSPAGGPVVGLLLDSGLKENLLGVQRSIELARIAERHGPRFPDGHGLTMYFPSGDSGVVPGTPRTQYDFRYDTLDFSRELFWDDFLKAFFDVRNLPNTPPYVKISSPADGSVLDASNRSVIVYGTAFDAGQVTAVQIRIDGGKWRTAEGREAWSYRWDISRLSGRHTITVRATDGLTESQEVSHTYYIRAASNPQRDYGPAMVAAGAFLILAAGGIIFWARKRGVRLREIPERLRAAWGGPGES
- a CDS encoding J domain-containing protein, which gives rise to MDDYYATLGISRNATPSEIKAAFRRLVHRLHPDVCEDKEDAEKRLMRILEAYEVLSDPEKRRAYDEAGSDEFHSGSAGSDTRHLINSDELEDVVAGEVLEELFKRRRGSGPVKGRDLRVHVELTLEEAFRGVFKEVEIPRASECPECGGTGARRGGRAARCPICSGLGQVKGVMARGSSRFVTVESCPRCFGTGTVIDKECARCAGRGRVRTMVPVRIRIPEGVEDGAVLRMPEEGGEGLRGGPRGDLYLMVRVRPHAVFRREARDLHRTAEASFALLALGGKLRVETLDGIASVRIPPGTQTHTTFRLQGLGMPSCGSHGRGDLYVTVVVRTPRVLTGRQKELLAEFEREEGSAEGRAWLPRRR
- a CDS encoding SPFH domain-containing protein, with amino-acid sequence MTLIGAETFIWDDANKRNNVMWKLPRNVKLNDNIVVREDEIAVFYRDGKALAYLDRPDRYALTSQNAPILGNLIHFLSGVRQWAEVYYLQKRAFDAKFGSKQPYPFRDPEFGMVNLRVFGEFRYKVKDPANFINQFVGALNAHTAQEVEERTKEQMVIVVYDSLGKMKEKGMGVADLAANLTTIEQVVLERCKDHFELYGLSIEKISGLYINMPEEVQKAVDTRSSMTILGTSYMQYQAGQAMRDAAQQPGGAAGGAVGAGVGVGAGFGMGYMMVDAMRQQPPSTVATVAPAQNIALKACIACGMQIPADASFCPKCGKPQTPPGKLCAKCGAQVPVDALFCPKCGTKMGGGVCAGCGAQLAPDARFCPKCGRAAGQ
- a CDS encoding HAD family hydrolase, translating into MSPSGQGRRFRAILFDFFGTLATSETQDEAHLRLMESLVERYHLTTEPSILLNEFNSFLRAPLGRRSVWTPHRELVRNALSMLVGGIGGGTVRIGEEDRDWFYSEYLNHHKAFVRLHDGAREVLERVRAEGAYIGLLADADTAYIEKQLVWLNLCGLFDSVTTAEEVGASKPDPRIFKVALGKAGCGGNRAIFIGSAPGEELEVARSFGMTTILVDHRMSATDLTGADFVASHMSRVGTILIELLYQPMV